The following proteins come from a genomic window of Maribacter sp. HTCC2170:
- a CDS encoding lipocalin family protein, translating to MKNILPILSIMFLACSSDKDINDVEIDYEIIGQWQLDATKISPGGIVDWSSVTNGEIYDFKSNGTFELSNTKQCSEVIIGTFSIKDDQLSFQYLCDSEQRNPSYNMWFEDGKLTLGFIGCIEECSYRYRPLN from the coding sequence ATGAAGAACATACTCCCAATCTTGTCTATTATGTTTTTAGCTTGCTCTTCGGATAAAGATATCAATGATGTTGAAATTGATTATGAAATTATTGGTCAATGGCAATTGGATGCAACTAAAATAAGCCCGGGTGGTATAGTGGACTGGTCTAGTGTTACTAATGGCGAAATTTATGATTTCAAAAGCAATGGTACTTTTGAGCTTTCGAACACAAAACAATGTAGTGAGGTCATAATAGGCACTTTTAGTATAAAAGATGACCAATTGTCATTTCAATACCTGTGCGACTCAGAACAACGAAACCCTAGCTACAATATGTGGTTTGAGGATGGGAAACTAACCCTTGGTTTTATTGGCTGTATTGAAGAATGTTCTTATAGATACAGACCCTTGAATTAA
- a CDS encoding LysR substrate-binding domain-containing protein translates to MTITQLQYVLAVAEYQNFTLAAQKSFVTQPTLSMQVQKLEDELDVLIFDRSKKPISITEVGKKIVAQAKNIVNEAERIKDIVDQEKGFIGGDYTLGIIPTIMPTLLPMFLKSFINKYPKVNLIIKEQSTENMIRNIQDGHLDAGIAATPLEIEFIKERPLYYEPFVGYVPNNHRLANTSNLNPEDLDISDILLLKDGHCFRDGVINICNAPKDYGEEHFQLQSGSFETLVNLSNEGLGMTLLPYLNTLELDEGKKQNLKYFNKPSPAREVSLIYHKSELKIQITEAIRDVIAGIVRGAIAFQDVKIISPINK, encoded by the coding sequence ATGACCATTACCCAATTGCAATATGTTCTGGCCGTTGCCGAATATCAAAATTTTACGCTGGCTGCCCAAAAAAGCTTCGTTACACAGCCCACACTTAGTATGCAGGTTCAAAAACTTGAAGATGAGTTGGATGTTCTGATTTTTGATCGCAGTAAAAAGCCAATTTCAATCACAGAAGTAGGAAAAAAAATAGTCGCACAGGCCAAGAATATTGTGAACGAAGCGGAACGCATTAAAGATATTGTTGACCAGGAAAAGGGATTCATTGGTGGTGATTACACCCTAGGTATCATCCCCACGATAATGCCCACCTTATTACCCATGTTCCTTAAGAGTTTCATTAATAAGTACCCAAAAGTAAATCTGATCATTAAGGAACAGAGTACCGAAAATATGATTCGGAACATTCAGGATGGACATTTAGATGCTGGAATAGCCGCAACGCCCTTGGAAATTGAGTTCATTAAAGAACGTCCTTTATACTATGAGCCATTTGTAGGTTATGTTCCAAACAATCATAGATTGGCAAATACATCTAATCTAAATCCAGAAGACCTAGACATATCAGATATTTTACTTTTAAAAGATGGGCATTGTTTTAGAGACGGAGTGATTAACATATGTAATGCACCCAAAGACTATGGTGAGGAGCATTTTCAATTGCAAAGTGGCAGTTTTGAAACTTTGGTCAATTTATCAAACGAAGGTCTTGGAATGACCTTATTACCTTATTTGAACACTTTGGAATTGGACGAAGGCAAAAAACAAAATCTAAAGTATTTTAATAAACCTTCGCCTGCGAGGGAAGTTAGCTTAATCTACCACAAGAGTGAATTAAAAATTCAAATAACCGAAGCTATTAGAGATGTTATTGCCGGAATAGTAAGAGGCGCAATTGCATTCCAGGACGTTAAGATAATTAGCCCCATCAATAAATAA